One region of Purpureocillium takamizusanense chromosome 4, complete sequence genomic DNA includes:
- a CDS encoding uncharacterized protein (COG:U~EggNog:ENOG503NW0J~TransMembrane:14 (i72-89o109-128i140-157o169-189i196-214o226-250i276-302o314-332i352-369o389-411i418-438o444-471i478-500o557-576i)) yields the protein MAAVNGPPPHLATEQNPQLVTDLEKDRIRDSQQYAEKDPEKDGSESDPDSQEMQDGVKRVEAITQVWSRTELIAMFIFLYLVTFVDNLLQNVQGNLVPYVTSSFAQHALLSTTGVIATIVGGVCNLTIAKMIDIWGRCEGFICMVVLVVVGMIMKATCKNVEMYAAAHTIYWVGHLGLGYVISIMLADMTTLRNRLILFGLQQTPLIASTFAGPEIANLFYTNVNYNWAFGSFCIILVVFCLPIAVVFVISKRRAVKQGLYPPHASGRTKWESFKYYFVQFDAVGMFLTVAGWSILLLPFSIATSAPNGWKTGYIIAMIVLGVVLLVAFGIWEKYFAPVSYFPWKYLKNRTILGACLVYAFMFMSTFAWDTYYGSYLQAVNFLDITISGYVLNSFSLMSAFISPFVGLFVRYTGDYKWLSIAGVPFSILGTALLIKFRTPDSDVGVLVMCQLFNGLATGIWAMTAQLAIMAQVQHQQIAVAIAMFGLFGSIGASIGQAIAGGIWTNILPDKIAAALPSDMQDQVAQLYGNLSAVVEAPRGSPSREAVIEGYGIVQRYMVIAGACFIPLCLAALLLWKNVNVKKLEAEKGKQTRGTVF from the exons atggccgcagTCAACGGCCCCCCGCCGCATCTCGCGACGGAACAAAATCCGCAGCTCGTTACGGACCTGGAAAAGGATCGCATCAGAGATAGCCAGCAATATGCCGAAAAGGACCCCGAGAAAGATGGCAGCGAGTCGGACCCCGACTCCCAAGAGATGCAAGACGGTGTCaagcgcgtcgaggccatcacTCAGGTCTGGTCGCGCACTGAACTCATCGCCATGTTCATCTT CCTCTACCTCGTCACATTCGTCGACAACCTCCTTCAAAACGTCCAGGGCAACCTTGTCCCCTACGTCACATCTTCCTTCGCGCAGCATGCCCTGCTGTCCACAACTGGCGTCATCGCTACCATTGTGGGCGGCGTCTGCAATCTCACAATTGCCAAGATGATCGACATTTGGGGCCGCTGCGAGGGCTTCATCTGCATGGTGGTCctagtcgtcgtcggcatgatCATGAAGGCTACCTGCAAGAACGTCGAGatgtacgccgccgcccacaccATCTACTGGGTCGGCCACCTCGGTCTAGGATACGTCATCTCCATCATGCTTGCCGACATGACCACCCTGCGCAATCGTCTCATCCTCTTCGGCCTGCAGCAGACGCCCCTCATCGCCAGCACCTTTGCCGGCCCCGAGATTGCCAACCTGTTCTACACCAACGTCAACTACAACTGGGCTTTTGGCTCCTTCTGCATCATTCTCGTCGTGTTCTGCTTacccatcgccgtcgtcttcgtcatcagCAAGCGCAGGGCGGTTAAACAAGGCCTTTACCCCCCTCACGCCAGCGGTCGCACCAAGTGGGAGTCGTTCAAGTACTATTTCGTGCAGTTTGATGCCGTCGGCATGttcctcaccgtcgccggATGGTCCATCTTGCTCCTTCCCTTCAGCATTGCCACTTCGGCACCCAACGGCTGGAAGACGGGCTACATTATTGCCATGATCGTGCTCGGCGTAGTCCTCTTGGTCGCTTTCGGAATCTGGGAGAAGTACTTTGCGCCCGTCAGCTACTTCCCCTGGAAATACCTCAAAAACCGCACGATCCTGGGCGCATGCCTCGTCTATGCCTTCATGTTCATGAGCACCTT TGCCTGGGACACGTACTACGGCTCTTACCTGCAGGCCGTCAATTTCCTCGACATTACGATTTCGGGCTATGTCCTCAACAGCTTCTCCCTCATGTCCGCCTTCATCAGCCCCTTTGTCGGACT CTTCGTCCGCTACACGGGCGACTACAAGTGGCTTTCCATTGCTGGCGTCCCCTTCTCAATCCTGGGAACCGCCTTGCTTATCAAGTTTCGAACCCCCGACAGCGATGTCGGTGTACTGGTCATGTGCCAGCTGTTCAACGGTCTTGCCACTGGCATCTGGGCCATGACCGCCCAgttggccatcatggcccagGTACAACACCAGCAGATTGCTGTCGCCATTGCTATGTTTGGTCTTTTCGGCTCTATTGGTGCCTCCATCGGCCAAGCCATTGCAGGAGGCATCTGGACCAACATTCTGCCGGACAAGATCGCCGCGGCGCTTCCCTCCGACATGCAGGATCAGGTCGCGCAGCTCTATGGAAACCTGTCTGCCGTCGTGGAGGCACCCCGGGGAAGCCCCTCGCGCGAGGCTGTCATTGAGGGCTATGGCATCGTCCAGCGGTACATGGTCATTGCGGGTGCTTGCTTTATCCCGCTGTGTttggccgcgctgctgctctggaAGAATGTCAACGTCAAGAAGCTGGAGGCGGAGAAGGGTAAGCAGACCCGGGGCACCGTTTTCTAA